In Longimicrobium sp., a single window of DNA contains:
- a CDS encoding four helix bundle protein, with translation MRIARFEDLSVWRKAKELSLSVYRVTGTGTFARDFALRDLIRRASVSVMSNVAEGFERYGRNEFGRFLSIARGSASEVRSQLHLARDLGYLTAADFDVLYELCLEISRMLASLHSSSRN, from the coding sequence ATGAGGATCGCGAGATTCGAAGACCTGTCGGTCTGGCGCAAGGCGAAGGAGTTGTCCCTGTCGGTCTACCGTGTCACCGGGACCGGCACATTCGCGCGCGACTTCGCCCTGCGCGACCTGATCCGCCGAGCATCGGTTTCGGTGATGTCGAACGTCGCCGAGGGATTCGAGCGCTACGGCCGCAACGAGTTCGGACGCTTTCTCTCGATCGCGCGCGGCTCCGCCTCAGAGGTTCGCAGCCAGCTCCACCTCGCGCGCGACCTGGGCTACCTGACGGCTGCGGACTTCGACGTTCTGTACGAGCTCTGTCTCGAAATCAGCAGGATGTTGGCTTCCCTGCACTCCTCATCCCGCAATTGA